The segment ATCTGGTCGCCTTTGGCAAGCTGGGGGTGCTTCAACAAGTCAATCACCTTGATGTGATAGTTACCTTTAAGGTGGGTTTCGCACATCCGCTTCAGGTTCGCGAGCGCCATCTGTGATTTTGGGGTCTGGCCGATTACGTAAAGGCGCAGTTGCCAGAGTTTGGCCGACCACCCTTATATGTTCCCTGCGATGAATTTGATCACAAGCGTCATGATTGTCCGG is part of the Verrucomicrobiota bacterium genome and harbors:
- a CDS encoding circadian clock KaiB family protein, with product MRLYVIGQTPKSQMALANLKRMCETHLKGNYHIKVIDLLKHPQLAKGDQILAVPTVVRKLPKPVRTIIGTLSDTTPLLIGMDLRPVLIERAEHP